One Pieris rapae chromosome 7, ilPieRapa1.1, whole genome shotgun sequence genomic window carries:
- the LOC110993548 gene encoding UBX domain-containing protein 6: MADKIKKFFQKKKADAKFKLAGPGHRLSESSISNQSVVKKEAFVVKRSGLSEESKIAADAALARLQQKRDNPAFNTSLAAIKAQVKRELENEESHSKSVQPAVPKERQEIETELPGNFAASGVFFKCPIISNDILPRDEWKQNIKKFLYEQLEEERGLTACLIIQSCNNNREKIDTCVETLCKYLENIITYPEEEKYQKIRMSNRAFCDRVQPIEGALDLLLAAGFVEQKMDNNGVQEDYLVFQKDNVPSIESLTTLIDALRSAEPIQLELDRNLQVLLPSQAANKVQLPPSFYALSMEEIKREQKLRAEAIEKSQMLRTKAMREKDELREMRKYKFAIIRIRFPDGILLQGTFSVYERYMEIHEFVQENLEHSGLPFILNTPTGQKLLIEEDANKTLIDLKLVPATVLNFAWHSNVIKEINNSPNKDVYLKPEVMVLVREM; this comes from the exons ATGGCAGACAAGAtcaaaaaattttttcaaaagaaaaaggCTGATGCTAAATTTAAGTTAGCTGGTCCAGGCCACAGGTTAAGTGAATCTTCTATAAGTAATCAATCAGTTGTTAAGAAGGAAGCTTTTGTGGTGAAAAGAAGTGGTTTGTCTGAAGAAAGTAAAATAGCTGCTGATGCTGCCTTAGCTAGATTGCAACAAAAACGAGATAATCCAGCATTTAACACTTCATTAGCAGCTATTAAG GCTCAGGTAAAACGGGAATTAGAAAATGAAGAAAGCCATTCAAAATCTGTGCAACCAGCAGTCCCAAAAGAGAGACAAGAAATTGAGACTGAATTACCAGGAAACTTTGCTGCATCTGGAGTTTTCTTTAA gtGTCCCATAATAAGTAATGACATTCTACCAAGAGATGAatggaaacaaaatattaaaaaattcctCTATGAGCAATTGGAGGAAGAAAGAGGCCTCACAGCCTGTCTTATTATTCAATCTTGTAATAACAATAGAGAAAag ATAGATACCTGTGTGGAGACATTATGCAAATATTTGGAAAACATTATCACATACCCTGAAGAGGAGAAGTATCAGAAAATTAGAATGTCTAACCG gGCTTTTTGTGATCGAGTCCAACCAATAGAGGGCGCCTTAGATTTATTGTTAGCCGCTGGCTTCGTTGAGCAGAAAATGGATAATAATGGTGTACAGGAAGATTATCTTGTATTCCAAAAAGATAATGTGCCTTCTATTGAGAGTTTGACG aCATTAATAGACGCACTCCGTTCAGCTGAGCCGATTCAGTTAGAATTGGATCGAAATTTGCAAGTGCTTCTACCCTCACAAGCGGCCAATAAAGTGCAACTACCCCCATCGTTCTATGCACTCTCTATGGAGGAAATTAAGAGGGAGCAAAAGTTGAG AGCTGAAGCGATCGAAAAATCGCAAATGCTTCGCACTAAAGCTATGCGGGAAAAGGACGAACTTAGGGAAATGAGGAAATACAAGTTTGCCATAATTCGGATACGGTTCCCTGATGGCATATTGTTacag ggaacattttcagtgtatgAAAGATATATGGAGATTCACGAATTCGTTCAAGAAAATCTCGAACATAGTGGTTTACCGTTTATCCTAAATACACCAACCGGTCAAAAGTTACTCATTGAAGAAGATGCGAATAAGACCCTTATTGACTTGAAGCTAGTGCCGGCGACCGTTCTTAATTTCGCCTGGCACTCTAATGTCATCAAAGAGATTAATAATAGCCCAAATAAAGATGTTTATTTGAAGCCAGAGGTTATGGTTTTGGTGCGTGAAATGTAA